A single region of the Osmia bicornis bicornis unplaced genomic scaffold, iOsmBic2.1, whole genome shotgun sequence genome encodes:
- the LOC123988909 gene encoding uncharacterized protein LOC123988909 — MSTEPLAVTVQAHVLTKVTTCLPSEPPSQPTQPAHLEKLNLADPQFLVSRPVDIILGADAYRQVIKPNIIRNTSAPLIAQLSIFGWLIIGPLEGTQTIRRASHQVTVNNTDRQLNEQECEDHFKTTHSRDPAGRYIVPLPLKIHPRALGNSYQTAHSCLQRTLRRLSKDAQYNQLYTKFMLEYEQLGHMLGSTTTALRVVFNGSSPTSSGYSFNDLLHTGPNLMLNIADLPIWIRRYKHLFATDVTKMYRQIKVHPDDWSLQQILWLDDTQKETQYQLTTVTYGTKAAPYLAVRTLLQLADDEGSKYPLAVEPIKNGDTLNFSTISATQRTQFTKRLILSEVAQLFDPLGFVAPVIIRAKILIQELWLQELSWDDILPLHITQRWLCIKEDLTSLAKLSIPR; from the exons ATGTCCACGga ACCACTCGCAGTCACCGTTCAAGCACACGTGCTTACAAAGGTGACCACTTGCTTGCCATCAGAACCACCATCTCAGCCCACTCAGCCAGCGCATTTGGAGAAATTGAATCTCGCAGATCCTCAATTTCTCGTATCCAGACCGGTGGACATCATTCTTGGAGCAGACGCATACAGGCaagtcatcaagccaaatatTATTAGGAACACGTCAGcaccgttgatcgctcaactCTCGATTTTCGGTTGGCTCATAATcgggcccctcgagggcaCTCAGACAATTCGCAGGGCTTCTCATCAAGTGACAGTCAATAATACTGATCGCCAATTGA acgagcaagagtgcgaagatcatttCAAGACCACGCATTCAAGAGACCCCGCTGGAAGATACATTGTGCCATTGCCGCTCAAAATTCATCCTCGAGCACTTGGCAATTCTTATCAGACCGCGCACAGTTGCCTTCAACGGACTCTCAGACGACTCAGTAAGGACGCCCAGTACAATcagctgtacaccaagttcatgctcGAGTATGAGCAACTTGGTCATatg TTGGGCAGCACGACCACCGCATTGCGTGTGGTTTTCAATGGCTCCAGTCCAACTTCATCAGGATACTCGTTTAACGATCTTCTACATACTGGTCCAAATCTGATGCTGAATATCGCAGATCTTCCCATTTGGATACGAAGATacaaacatctgtttgcaactGACGTCACGAAGATGTACCGACAAATTAAGGTGCATCCAGATGACTGGAGCTTGCAGCAGATACTCTGGCTTGATGACACGCAGAAAGAAACgcagtaccagctgaccacggtcacgtacGGAACGAAAGCTGCACCGTACTTGGCTGTCCGAACACTCTTGCAACTCGCTGACGACGAAGGGTCGAAATATCCCCTTGCCGTGGAACCCATCAAAAATGGC GACACGCTCAACTTTTCGACCATATCAGCCACGCAGCGCACGCAATTTACAAAACGCCTCATTCTCTCCGAAGTAGCTCAACTCTTTGATCCactcggttttgttgcacctgtaaTTATCAGAGCCAAAATTCTTATTCAAGAGCTTTGGTTACAGGAACTCAGTTGGGACGACATTCTGCCACTTCACATCACTCAACGATGGTTATGCATCAAGGAAGATTTAaccagcttggccaagctttCCATCCCTCGATGA